In the genome of Anaerofustis stercorihominis DSM 17244, one region contains:
- a CDS encoding serine hydrolase domain-containing protein codes for MNNDKVKTVSPENSGDISHRLSQIESIIKEGYDNMEGIIITKDGYKVYEKYLNGSDENKKTHIASVTKSILSILMGIAIDKGIIKDESQRVMDFFKEYDFKDKNEIRDKITIKDLLTMRVPYTFEDYMEPLEDFTKSKDWIRYALESIDKKGELGKFKYSTMGAHLLSAILTKTSGMSAKGFANQYLFDPLEIEEIDYNDTKEFNFDTLFGEKIEGWANDPMGISAGGFGLKLSTRDMTKIGELYLNKGEYKGIRVVSEEWINKTLEENGNGYGYLWYLIYDIPVKMYAALGDGGNMICVIPNLKAVIAITSSFMMNAKDRIGFVIEHILPALS; via the coding sequence ATGAATAATGATAAAGTTAAGACTGTATCCCCCGAAAATTCAGGGGATATTTCCCATAGACTTTCCCAAATAGAAAGCATAATAAAAGAAGGATATGACAATATGGAAGGGATCATAATAACGAAAGACGGATATAAGGTATATGAAAAATACTTAAACGGGAGCGATGAAAACAAAAAGACGCATATAGCCTCGGTAACAAAGAGCATACTGTCTATTCTTATGGGGATAGCCATAGATAAGGGTATCATAAAAGACGAAAGTCAAAGAGTAATGGATTTTTTCAAAGAATATGACTTCAAAGATAAAAATGAAATCAGAGATAAAATCACGATAAAAGACCTACTTACGATGAGGGTTCCTTACACCTTTGAAGACTACATGGAACCTCTTGAGGACTTTACAAAAAGCAAAGACTGGATAAGATATGCCCTTGAAAGCATAGATAAAAAGGGAGAATTGGGGAAATTCAAGTATTCCACCATGGGTGCTCATCTCCTTTCCGCCATTTTAACTAAAACTTCGGGAATGTCGGCTAAAGGATTTGCCAATCAATACTTATTTGATCCTCTTGAAATAGAAGAAATCGATTATAACGACACCAAAGAATTCAATTTTGATACACTGTTCGGTGAAAAAATAGAAGGATGGGCAAATGACCCCATGGGGATTTCGGCGGGAGGTTTCGGACTTAAACTGAGTACAAGGGATATGACAAAAATCGGAGAGCTTTATTTAAACAAAGGTGAATACAAAGGAATAAGGGTAGTATCCGAAGAATGGATAAATAAAACATTGGAAGAAAACGGGAACGGCTACGGATATCTATGGTATCTGATATATGATATACCCGTAAAAATGTATGCAGCTCTCGGGGACGGAGGGAATATGATTTGTGTCATACCGAACCTAAAGGCTGTCATAGCAATAACTTCCTCTTTTATGATGAATGCCAAGGACAGGATAGGATTTGTAATAGAACATATACTCCCTGCCCTATCATAA
- a CDS encoding phosphatidate cytidylyltransferase, with translation MAKRLISSLIMILLLIIAIIIGNKAFFALAFFLNIMSLYEYINVIDDNGKNLDLSKIIYILSGTLLLIFSFVNFNLVIPSIPIMIILISMINILDKKFDADTTIYSIFGLIYISLILSFMVLMLSKMNNAEGLALIIFAEVITIATDSAAYLFGIKFGKHKLCPKISPKKSIEGSIAGLVFGILSGIILHFIFINYNIIDISLIDCIIMATINSILSQFGDLTASMVKRKFDVKDYGWIIPGHGGVLDRIDGTLFSLAGTFFYVYIVLNMFTF, from the coding sequence TTGGCAAAAAGATTAATAAGTTCCCTTATAATGATTTTACTTTTGATCATAGCTATAATAATAGGTAACAAGGCGTTTTTCGCATTGGCATTCTTTTTGAATATAATGTCACTGTACGAATATATAAACGTTATAGACGATAACGGTAAAAACCTTGATTTATCCAAGATAATATATATATTATCGGGTACACTGCTTTTGATATTCTCTTTTGTGAATTTCAATTTGGTAATACCTTCCATACCTATAATGATCATACTAATATCGATGATCAACATTTTGGATAAGAAATTTGACGCGGATACGACGATATACTCTATATTCGGACTTATATACATTTCTCTTATCCTTTCATTTATGGTACTGATGTTAAGTAAAATGAACAATGCAGAGGGACTTGCACTTATTATTTTTGCAGAAGTCATAACCATTGCCACCGATTCCGCAGCATACCTGTTCGGTATAAAATTCGGTAAACATAAATTATGTCCCAAGATAAGCCCCAAGAAAAGCATAGAAGGAAGTATTGCCGGGCTTGTTTTTGGTATTTTATCGGGGATAATATTACATTTTATATTTATAAATTATAATATTATTGACATTTCTTTAATAGACTGTATAATAATGGCAACAATAAACAGTATACTGAGCCAGTTCGGAGACCTTACGGCTTCCATGGTAAAAAGAAAATTCGATGTCAAAGACTACGGCTGGATAATCCCCGGTCACGGAGGAGTTCTGGACAGAATAGACGGCACACTATTTTCTTTGGCGGGAACATTTTTCTATGTATACATTGTGCTAAATATGTTTACTTTTTAG
- a CDS encoding isoprenyl transferase has protein sequence MNNIKLDKDNMPEHLAIIMDGNGRWAKQKGKIRSFGHKFGAKTVKDIIRAVNDLNIKHLTLYAFSTENWKRPKDEVTTIMNLVVEYLNKETDDLIKENVKMDFIGDIGSMPEKTRISMNDTIERTKNGSGLNVHIALNYGGRKEIVNAAKEIIKEGIDACDLDEELFSKYLYNSDNTEVDLLIRTGGDIRISNFLLWQVAYSELYFCDTLWPDFTKEELHKAIYSFQHKERRFGGLVK, from the coding sequence ATGAATAACATAAAACTAGATAAAGACAATATGCCCGAACATCTTGCCATTATCATGGACGGTAACGGCAGATGGGCAAAACAAAAGGGCAAAATAAGGAGCTTCGGACATAAATTCGGAGCAAAGACGGTCAAGGACATAATAAGAGCAGTAAATGATTTAAATATAAAGCACCTCACACTGTACGCCTTTTCCACCGAAAACTGGAAAAGACCAAAAGACGAGGTGACGACTATCATGAATTTGGTAGTGGAATATTTGAATAAAGAAACCGACGATCTCATAAAAGAAAATGTCAAAATGGACTTTATCGGAGACATCGGTTCCATGCCGGAAAAGACAAGAATAAGCATGAATGACACTATCGAGAGGACTAAAAACGGCAGCGGGCTCAACGTTCATATTGCCCTTAATTATGGTGGAAGAAAAGAAATCGTAAATGCAGCAAAAGAAATTATAAAAGAGGGAATTGACGCTTGCGATTTAGACGAAGAATTATTTAGTAAATATTTATATAACAGTGATAACACGGAAGTGGATTTACTCATAAGAACGGGCGGAGATATAAGGATAAGCAATTTCTTATTATGGCAGGTCGCTTACAGCGAACTTTATTTCTGCGATACTCTATGGCCTGACTTTACTAAAGAAGAATTACATAAAGCCATTTACTCTTTCCAGCATAAAGAAAGAAGATTTGGAGGATTGGTGAAATAA
- the rseP gene encoding RIP metalloprotease RseP → MSLSTIIYTLLIFGVLISTHEFGHFIVAKKCGVIVEEFSIGMGPLIFKKKGKDETLYSIRLLPIGGYCKMYGEDEDEEETGEGSLNSISPFKRILVFAAGAGMNLLSAIIILMAVYGIMGTEPTTTIGRVLENNPAYSAGLREGDTFVKINDTQITKWEDISNTINSSKGKELKVTYKTENGELKDTTVTPKLDSASNSYKVGINPTYSKSFIGTVKSSVKAFGTYIYVTFKALIDLIRGAIGINQLSGPIGVAGVINEAVGAGFSILLNITALLAINIGIFNLLPIPALDGSRILFCFIEMIKGSPINREKEGMIHFVGFVLLMAFAVFVAVQDVIKLF, encoded by the coding sequence TTGAGCTTATCAACTATAATATACACTCTGCTGATATTCGGAGTATTAATATCAACTCATGAATTCGGTCACTTTATCGTGGCAAAGAAATGTGGTGTCATCGTGGAAGAATTTTCTATCGGGATGGGACCACTTATTTTTAAGAAAAAAGGAAAAGATGAAACCCTTTATTCCATTAGGCTTCTGCCTATCGGCGGATACTGCAAGATGTACGGCGAAGATGAAGACGAAGAAGAAACGGGAGAAGGAAGCCTGAATTCTATCTCCCCTTTTAAAAGGATACTCGTTTTTGCGGCAGGTGCGGGAATGAACCTTTTATCCGCTATCATAATATTGATGGCAGTATACGGGATAATGGGGACGGAACCCACCACGACAATAGGAAGGGTACTTGAAAATAATCCCGCATATAGCGCGGGGCTTAGAGAAGGCGACACTTTCGTAAAGATAAACGATACCCAAATAACAAAATGGGAAGATATATCGAACACCATAAACTCTTCAAAGGGAAAAGAATTAAAGGTCACTTATAAGACAGAAAACGGAGAATTAAAGGATACTACGGTAACACCCAAGCTGGACAGTGCATCTAATTCATACAAAGTAGGTATAAACCCTACCTATTCAAAGAGCTTTATAGGCACTGTAAAGAGTTCCGTTAAAGCCTTCGGGACTTATATATATGTTACGTTCAAAGCCTTAATAGACCTGATCAGAGGCGCCATAGGCATAAATCAGCTGTCGGGTCCCATAGGAGTTGCGGGAGTAATAAACGAAGCTGTGGGTGCAGGGTTCAGTATTTTACTGAACATAACCGCTCTGCTTGCAATAAACATAGGTATATTCAATTTACTTCCCATACCCGCTTTGGACGGGAGCAGGATATTGTTCTGCTTTATAGAAATGATAAAAGGCTCCCCTATCAACAGAGAAAAAGAAGGCATGATACACTTCGTGGGATTTGTATTATTGATGGCATTCGCGGTATTCGTTGCGGTACAGGATGTAATAAAACTTTTCTAG
- the rpsO gene encoding 30S ribosomal protein S15 — protein sequence MTKEKKQEVISKYQKHEKDTGSPEIQIAILTSRINTLNEHFKNNPKDHHSRRGLLMMVGKRRRLLDYVAKKDINKYREIVKELNLRK from the coding sequence ATAACAAAAGAAAAAAAACAAGAAGTAATCAGCAAGTATCAAAAACACGAAAAGGATACAGGTTCACCTGAAATCCAAATCGCTATCTTAACAAGCAGAATTAATACTTTAAACGAACACTTCAAAAATAATCCTAAAGACCATCACTCAAGAAGAGGACTTCTTATGATGGTAGGTAAGAGAAGAAGACTTTTAGATTATGTTGCTAAGAAAGATATCAATAAATACAGAGAAATAGTTAAAGAACTTAACTTAAGAAAATAA
- the frr gene encoding ribosome recycling factor, producing MSKEVQNQAKEKMIKAVENLQSNLNALRAGRANPKMLDRIMVDYYGTPTPVNQMASISAPEPRTLTVQPWDQSALGLIEKAIMSSDLGLNPSNDGKVIRLVIPQLTEERRKELVKLAQKEGENAKVAVRNIRRHTIQTLKDEQKKGELTEDSLKDAEDEMQKLTNDYIKEVDKKIKDKEKEITTI from the coding sequence ATGAGTAAAGAAGTACAAAATCAAGCTAAAGAAAAAATGATAAAAGCAGTTGAAAACCTTCAATCTAATTTAAATGCTCTAAGAGCCGGAAGAGCAAACCCAAAAATGTTAGACAGGATAATGGTAGATTATTACGGGACCCCTACCCCTGTGAACCAAATGGCAAGCATATCCGCTCCCGAACCAAGGACACTTACGGTTCAGCCTTGGGATCAATCGGCTCTAGGACTTATAGAAAAAGCTATAATGAGTTCTGACCTCGGACTTAACCCTTCAAACGACGGAAAAGTCATAAGACTCGTTATCCCTCAGTTAACGGAAGAAAGAAGAAAAGAACTAGTTAAACTTGCACAAAAAGAAGGGGAAAACGCAAAAGTAGCGGTAAGGAATATAAGAAGACACACCATTCAGACATTAAAAGACGAACAAAAAAAGGGTGAACTTACAGAAGACAGCCTTAAAGATGCAGAAGATGAAATGCAAAAATTGACTAATGACTATATCAAAGAAGTAGATAAAAAAATCAAAGACAAAGAAAAAGAAATCACAACTATTTAA
- a CDS encoding PHP domain-containing protein, whose translation MKLTAEIHCHTIYSHGTGTIEDNVIAAREKGMNKIIISEHGPGHMVARKNTNATYMDMKKEIMELRKKYPDMEILMGLEANVISMNGDLDVDEELLEIVEVLYCGIHLMSIPKNISTFFNMQIMNTLSSKFGWFRNRQTRINTNALIKAIEKYPLRMITHPDTRGPVDIIELAKATENHGVILEINDTQSKLNEDDIRLIEKSGINITYAVGSDAHSKKDIGKWENARNILKKSGISLDKVWNVEE comes from the coding sequence ATGAAACTAACAGCAGAAATACACTGTCATACCATTTATTCTCACGGGACGGGGACAATAGAAGATAACGTCATCGCAGCAAGAGAAAAAGGTATGAATAAAATCATCATCAGCGAACACGGACCGGGACATATGGTAGCTAGGAAAAATACGAACGCTACTTATATGGATATGAAAAAAGAAATAATGGAACTAAGAAAAAAATATCCTGATATGGAAATTTTAATGGGTTTGGAAGCAAACGTGATTTCCATGAACGGAGATTTGGACGTGGACGAGGAACTTCTGGAAATCGTGGAAGTTTTGTACTGCGGTATCCATTTGATGTCCATACCAAAGAATATAAGTACATTTTTCAATATGCAGATAATGAATACATTAAGCTCAAAGTTCGGCTGGTTCAGAAACAGACAGACGAGGATAAACACAAATGCACTTATAAAAGCCATAGAAAAGTATCCTTTAAGAATGATAACACACCCGGACACGAGAGGACCCGTAGACATCATAGAGCTTGCAAAAGCCACTGAAAATCACGGTGTGATACTTGAAATAAACGACACACAAAGTAAGCTCAACGAAGACGATATAAGGCTTATAGAAAAAAGCGGGATAAACATAACCTATGCTGTGGGAAGCGACGCGCATTCAAAGAAAGACATAGGAAAATGGGAAAATGCAAGGAATATACTTAAGAAGAGCGGGATAAGCTTGGATAAGGTTTGGAATGTGGAAGAATAA
- the uppP gene encoding undecaprenyl-diphosphatase UppP, producing MTTIQAIILGIVQGLTEFLPVSSSGHLVILQNFMGISEGSLEFAIVLHLGTLLAVVIAYYESIWNMFKQFFLMLADLITLKGPCFEKSKYRKYIVYILMASIPAGIVGVLFEDFISEKFGSIIIVGFTLLITGVLLVLGDALGKNNRGHIENVGAGKAFLIGVFQMFAITPGISRSGSTIVGGLLSGLKKEEAVEFSFLMSIPAVLGSLLLKIKDIIAIGATTSFVPLIIGFFCSLVIGYFSIVLLNNIVKKGKLYYFSIYCWIVGLALIIYHVLITF from the coding sequence ATGACTACAATACAAGCCATAATCTTAGGTATAGTCCAAGGTCTTACGGAATTTCTTCCCGTAAGCAGTTCCGGACATTTGGTAATACTCCAAAACTTTATGGGTATCAGCGAAGGCTCTCTCGAATTTGCTATCGTTCTTCATCTGGGAACATTGCTTGCGGTAGTTATCGCATATTATGAATCCATATGGAATATGTTTAAGCAATTTTTCTTGATGCTTGCGGATTTGATAACTTTAAAAGGACCTTGTTTTGAAAAGAGTAAATACAGAAAATACATAGTATATATCCTTATGGCATCGATACCCGCAGGTATAGTCGGAGTTTTATTCGAAGATTTTATAAGCGAGAAGTTCGGTTCCATCATCATAGTAGGGTTTACCCTTTTAATAACCGGTGTGCTTTTGGTTTTAGGCGATGCTTTGGGTAAGAACAACAGAGGACATATAGAAAACGTGGGAGCGGGAAAAGCTTTCCTTATAGGTGTTTTCCAAATGTTCGCCATAACTCCCGGTATTTCAAGGTCGGGTTCTACGATAGTCGGCGGGCTTTTATCGGGACTTAAAAAGGAAGAAGCCGTTGAGTTCTCATTCCTTATGTCTATCCCCGCAGTACTCGGTTCACTGTTACTTAAGATAAAAGATATCATCGCAATAGGCGCGACCACGTCGTTCGTACCTCTTATAATAGGGTTCTTCTGCTCTCTTGTAATAGGGTACTTCTCGATAGTACTCCTTAACAACATAGTTAAGAAAGGCAAGCTTTACTATTTCTCGATTTACTGCTGGATAGTAGGTTTGGCGCTTATTATATATCATGTACTGATCACTTTTTAA
- the pyrH gene encoding UMP kinase, with protein sequence MEPKYKRIILKVSGEALAGDNKFGLNTQVINNISKHIKKCHDMGVEIAIVVGGGNFWRGRTGEGMDRATADYIGMLATVMNALALQDSLEQLDLQVRVQSAIEMRQISESYIRRRAIRHLEKGRIVIFASGTGNPFFSTDTAASLRAAEIEAEAILSAKNIDGVYNKDPNEHDDAIKYDELTYLDILDQGLKVIDSTAASLCMDNDIPLLIFAIDPPENIEKVVCGEKIGTIIK encoded by the coding sequence ATGGAACCAAAGTACAAGAGGATTATATTAAAAGTAAGCGGCGAAGCTCTTGCCGGAGATAACAAATTCGGACTTAACACACAGGTTATAAATAACATAAGCAAACACATAAAAAAATGTCACGATATGGGCGTTGAAATAGCTATCGTAGTAGGCGGAGGAAACTTCTGGAGAGGAAGAACCGGAGAAGGCATGGACAGAGCAACAGCCGATTACATCGGTATGCTCGCAACGGTAATGAACGCTCTTGCACTTCAGGACAGCCTTGAACAGTTGGACCTTCAAGTAAGGGTACAAAGCGCCATAGAAATGAGACAGATATCAGAAAGCTACATCAGAAGAAGAGCGATAAGACATCTTGAAAAAGGAAGGATCGTTATATTTGCTTCCGGTACGGGAAATCCGTTCTTCTCTACGGATACTGCGGCTTCTCTAAGAGCGGCTGAAATAGAAGCGGAAGCTATATTATCCGCAAAGAACATCGACGGAGTATACAACAAAGACCCTAACGAACACGACGACGCGATAAAATACGACGAACTTACTTATCTTGATATTTTAGACCAAGGACTTAAAGTAATAGACTCTACAGCGGCTTCACTTTGTATGGACAATGACATACCGCTATTGATATTTGCGATAGATCCGCCTGAAAATATCGAAAAAGTCGTATGCGGAGAAAAAATAGGAACAATAATAAAATAA
- the pnp gene encoding polyribonucleotide nucleotidyltransferase: protein MKKVFKTDFLGRELCVEVGELAQMANGSVFISYGDTQILVNACMSKEAKEGIDFFPLSVFYEEKMYSVGKIPGGFLKREGRASEKATLTCRLIDRPLRPLFDKGFRNDVQIVATVMGVDQDNSPEITSILGASLALGISDIPFDGPVGAVNVGLIDGELVYNPTSDQRDISDLSLTVAGTSEAVLMVEAGANEVSEEIMIDAIMGAHEHIKEIIKFQEEIIKEVGVEKADITYYRTSEEIKEKIYEEAKKGFREAYDIHEKQAREDRVEEVKAEILDKYLEEYPDNKLDFEEIFAKLLKEIVRGMITNEGIRPDGRKVDEIRPITCEVGKIRRAHGSGLFTRGQTQVMSMATLGAIRDEQIIDGIGEETSKKYIHHYNFPAYSVGETGPMRGPGRREIGHGALAERALLPVIPDQKDFPYTIRVVSEVLASNGSTSQASVCGSTLSLMDAGVPIKAPVAGIAMGLIKEENKVSVLSDIQGVEDFYGDMDFKVAGTSEGITAIQMDIKIKGIDKAILTEALARAKKGRFHILGKMEEAITAPREDVSKYAPKIMTMKIAEDKIKDVIGPGGKMINKIIDETGVKIDILDDGQTFVSAVDLDDAKKAVQIIEDITREVEEGDTYVGKVARVMDFGAFVEIPGGKEGLVHISKIAHERVNKVTDVLNVGDEVNVKVIEIDKQGRINLSRKALLPKPKKEVKENKEDKKEEKVNE, encoded by the coding sequence ATGAAGAAAGTGTTTAAAACTGATTTTTTAGGCAGAGAGCTTTGTGTTGAAGTTGGAGAATTGGCACAAATGGCTAACGGCAGTGTTTTCATTTCATATGGAGATACTCAGATATTAGTCAACGCATGTATGTCTAAAGAAGCAAAAGAGGGAATCGACTTTTTCCCGCTAAGCGTATTTTACGAAGAAAAAATGTATTCCGTTGGAAAAATTCCGGGGGGATTTTTAAAAAGAGAAGGAAGAGCAAGCGAAAAGGCTACTCTTACTTGCAGACTTATCGACAGACCTTTAAGACCTTTATTCGATAAAGGTTTCAGAAACGATGTTCAAATCGTGGCTACGGTCATGGGTGTGGATCAGGATAACTCTCCTGAAATCACAAGTATCCTAGGTGCATCTCTTGCCCTCGGTATTTCCGATATACCGTTTGACGGTCCCGTAGGTGCCGTTAACGTGGGTCTTATAGACGGTGAACTTGTTTATAATCCTACAAGCGACCAAAGAGACATCAGTGATTTAAGTCTTACCGTTGCTGGAACCAGCGAAGCTGTACTTATGGTTGAAGCGGGTGCCAACGAAGTAAGCGAAGAAATCATGATCGATGCTATCATGGGTGCTCATGAACATATCAAAGAAATCATCAAGTTCCAGGAAGAAATCATCAAAGAAGTCGGCGTGGAAAAAGCTGATATCACATACTACAGAACAAGCGAAGAAATCAAAGAAAAGATTTACGAAGAAGCTAAAAAAGGCTTCAGAGAAGCTTATGATATCCATGAAAAACAAGCCAGAGAAGACAGAGTTGAAGAAGTCAAGGCTGAAATTTTGGATAAATATTTGGAAGAATATCCCGACAACAAACTTGACTTTGAAGAAATATTCGCTAAATTATTGAAAGAAATCGTTAGGGGCATGATAACAAACGAAGGTATCAGACCTGACGGAAGAAAAGTCGATGAAATCAGACCTATAACCTGCGAAGTAGGAAAAATCAGAAGAGCTCACGGCTCCGGACTTTTCACAAGAGGACAAACTCAGGTAATGTCTATGGCTACTCTCGGTGCCATAAGAGATGAACAGATAATCGATGGTATCGGAGAAGAAACAAGCAAAAAATATATCCACCATTATAACTTCCCTGCTTATTCCGTAGGGGAAACAGGTCCTATGAGAGGTCCGGGAAGAAGAGAAATAGGACACGGTGCTTTGGCTGAAAGAGCTCTGCTTCCCGTAATACCTGACCAAAAAGACTTCCCTTATACCATAAGAGTGGTTTCTGAAGTACTTGCTTCAAACGGTTCCACATCACAGGCAAGTGTATGCGGTTCAACATTATCTCTAATGGACGCAGGTGTTCCTATAAAAGCTCCCGTAGCAGGTATCGCAATGGGACTTATAAAAGAAGAAAACAAAGTATCCGTTTTATCGGATATTCAGGGCGTGGAAGATTTCTACGGTGATATGGACTTTAAAGTTGCGGGAACCAGCGAAGGTATCACTGCTATCCAAATGGATATCAAAATCAAAGGTATAGATAAAGCTATACTTACGGAAGCTTTGGCAAGAGCTAAAAAAGGCAGATTCCATATCTTAGGCAAAATGGAAGAAGCCATCACAGCTCCTAGAGAAGACGTAAGCAAATACGCTCCTAAAATCATGACTATGAAAATAGCCGAAGATAAAATCAAAGATGTCATCGGACCGGGCGGAAAGATGATTAATAAAATCATTGATGAAACAGGAGTTAAAATCGACATCTTAGACGATGGACAAACTTTCGTTAGTGCTGTTGATTTGGATGACGCTAAAAAAGCAGTTCAAATAATCGAAGATATAACAAGAGAAGTGGAAGAAGGAGATACTTATGTAGGTAAAGTCGCAAGAGTAATGGACTTTGGTGCCTTCGTGGAGATACCGGGCGGAAAAGAAGGTCTCGTTCATATTTCTAAAATCGCACACGAAAGAGTAAATAAAGTCACTGACGTTCTAAATGTAGGGGATGAAGTAAACGTAAAAGTTATCGAAATAGATAAACAAGGAAGGATAAACCTTTCAAGAAAAGCACTTCTTCCAAAACCTAAAAAAGAAGTCAAAGAAAATAAAGAAGACAAAAAAGAAGAAAAAGTAAATGAATAA
- a CDS encoding GNAT family N-acetyltransferase: MELTLNELKEEDLDTALKIWNEVVREANAFPQTEEMKRDEALEFFSSQSFTGTAKIDDKLAGIYILHPNNVGRCSHIANASYAVDKEIRGKHIGKELVKHSLKKARELNFKILQFNAVVKSNKGAIHLYESLGFKKLGVIPGGYLKKDGTYEDIISYIYKL; encoded by the coding sequence ATGGAATTGACATTAAACGAATTAAAAGAAGAAGATTTAGATACCGCACTTAAAATTTGGAATGAAGTTGTAAGAGAAGCCAACGCTTTTCCTCAAACAGAAGAAATGAAACGAGATGAAGCTCTTGAGTTCTTCTCTTCTCAAAGCTTTACGGGTACGGCAAAAATCGATGATAAATTAGCGGGGATATATATACTTCACCCCAACAACGTGGGAAGATGTTCTCATATCGCAAACGCAAGTTATGCTGTGGATAAAGAAATAAGAGGAAAGCATATAGGAAAAGAGCTGGTGAAACATTCCCTTAAAAAAGCAAGAGAGCTGAATTTTAAAATACTTCAGTTCAATGCGGTGGTAAAATCCAATAAAGGTGCTATACATCTTTATGAAAGCCTCGGCTTTAAAAAGCTCGGAGTTATCCCCGGAGGGTACTTGAAAAAAGACGGGACATATGAAGATATAATCTCGTACATATATAAACTGTAA
- the ispG gene encoding flavodoxin-dependent (E)-4-hydroxy-3-methylbut-2-enyl-diphosphate synthase, with product MKKTNVVKIGNKVIGGGNPIMVQSMLKLPPTDHKAIIDEINELEMLGCDIIRGTIPNMEAAKVIPKIVKNTNIPFVADIHFDYKVAIEAIKNGVHKVRINPGNIGGKERVREVVKCLKDYDIPVRIGVNSGSLEKDLLEKYGHPTPEALVESAYRSISYFNEFGYDNIVLSIKSSDVVTTIDANRLFREKYSYPLHLGVTEAGAELGGIVRSSIGLGSLLKDGIGDTIRVSLTGDSRDEVIVGREILISLGLLDEGVRVVSCPTCGRCKTDTLSIVKEIKEKTRHIKEPITVAVMGCAVNGPGEAKEADMGVACGDGNAVFFEKGEKVKSVKSEEIASFILERIEERISK from the coding sequence ATGAAAAAAACAAACGTAGTAAAAATCGGTAACAAGGTTATCGGAGGCGGAAACCCTATAATGGTGCAGTCGATGCTCAAGCTTCCTCCGACGGATCATAAAGCTATAATAGATGAAATAAACGAACTGGAAATGCTGGGATGTGACATAATAAGGGGCACCATACCTAATATGGAAGCCGCAAAAGTCATACCGAAGATAGTAAAAAATACAAACATACCTTTTGTAGCGGATATCCATTTCGACTACAAAGTAGCTATAGAAGCGATAAAAAACGGTGTTCATAAGGTCAGGATAAACCCCGGGAATATCGGAGGCAAAGAAAGAGTAAGGGAAGTCGTAAAATGCCTTAAAGACTACGACATACCCGTTAGGATAGGTGTAAACTCGGGCAGTCTCGAAAAAGATCTGCTTGAAAAGTATGGTCACCCTACCCCGGAAGCCTTGGTTGAAAGTGCCTACAGGAGCATTTCTTACTTCAACGAATTCGGATACGACAATATCGTATTGTCTATTAAATCAAGCGATGTAGTAACTACAATAGACGCAAATAGGCTCTTCAGAGAAAAATACTCTTATCCCCTTCATTTGGGAGTTACGGAGGCTGGTGCGGAGCTTGGAGGCATAGTCCGTTCGAGCATTGGGCTGGGAAGTCTTTTAAAAGACGGTATCGGAGATACAATAAGAGTTTCCTTAACGGGAGACAGCAGAGACGAAGTCATAGTCGGCAGAGAGATACTAATAAGCCTGGGGCTTTTAGATGAAGGCGTAAGGGTGGTATCATGCCCTACATGCGGAAGATGTAAAACAGATACGCTGTCTATAGTAAAAGAGATAAAGGAAAAAACAAGACACATAAAGGAACCTATTACCGTAGCGGTCATGGGCTGTGCGGTAAACGGTCCGGGAGAAGCAAAAGAAGCGGACATGGGAGTTGCCTGCGGAGACGGAAATGCGGTCTTTTTTGAAAAGGGAGAAAAAGTAAAAAGCGTTAAAAGCGAAGAAATTGCTTCTTTCATATTGGAAAGGATCGAAGAAAGAATATCTAAATGA